CGTTTTCCAGACGGGCTCCGGCACCTCGACCAACATGAATACGAATGAAGTGATAGCCAACAGGGCGACCGAAATACTCAAAGGGAAGACCCGTGTGCATCCGAACGACCACGTGAACATGGGCCAGTCAAGCAACGACGTGATCCCCACGGCCATGCATGTTTCCTCTCTTGAGGCGATCGAAAAAGACCTCATACCGTCGCTTGAGTATCTGCGCGACGCGCTCTCGAAAAAGGCGAAACAGTTTGACCACATAGTCAAGATAGGACGCACCCACCTTATGGACGCCACCCCTATACGGCTCGGCCAGGAGTTCAGCGGGTACGCGAGCATGGTTGACCACGGAATCTCGAGGTTAAAGGGGGTAAGAAACGACCTTTCGGAACTCGCCATAGGCGGAACCGCGGTCGGAACCGGCATAAACACCCATAAAAGTTTCGGGAAGAAGGTGGCGGCGAGGATAAGCGAGGCTACGGGGGTTAAGTTCAGGGAGGCGAAAAACCACTTTGAGGCCCAGGCGTCAAAGGACGCGGTTGTCCAGGCAAGCGGAGCGCTCAAGACGGTCTCCGTGAGCCTGATGAAGATAGCAAACGACATACGGTGGCTTGGAAGCGGTCCGCGTTGCGGCTTCGGAGAGATCCTTCTGCCCGCCATACAGCCTGGTTCGTCGATTATGCCGGGGAAGGTTAACCCGGTGATCGGGGAGTCGGTTACGCAGGTCGCGGCCCAGGTGATCGGGAACGACGCGGCGATAACGATCGGAGGGCAGTCGGGGAATTTCGAGCTTAACGTGATGATGCCCATGATGGCGGACAACCTTCTTCAGTCGAT
Above is a genomic segment from Candidatus Dadabacteria bacterium containing:
- a CDS encoding class II fumarate hydratase gives rise to the protein MAKTKYRVESDSMGKMKVPSDAYYGAQTARAVENFPVSGRTLPREFVRAMGLVKLAAAQTNAELGFLKKGTARAIARAAQEVVDGKLDDHFVVDVFQTGSGTSTNMNTNEVIANRATEILKGKTRVHPNDHVNMGQSSNDVIPTAMHVSSLEAIEKDLIPSLEYLRDALSKKAKQFDHIVKIGRTHLMDATPIRLGQEFSGYASMVDHGISRLKGVRNDLSELAIGGTAVGTGINTHKSFGKKVAARISEATGVKFREAKNHFEAQASKDAVVQASGALKTVSVSLMKIANDIRWLGSGPRCGFGEILLPAIQPGSSIMPGKVNPVIGESVTQVAAQVIGNDAAITIGGQSGNFELNVMMPMMADNLLQSIRLLSRVCTVFVDKCISGIDADEERCGETIEQSLAMCTSLAPIIGYDNAAAIAKEAYASGSTVREVARKKGVLSDEELDRVLDPLSMTKPVS